In Methanothermobacter tenebrarum, the sequence GAAGAAAAATGTGTAGGCTGCGGTTTATGCCGTGACGCCTGCCCCATAGGCGCAATTTACATAGACGAACATGGAACCCCACACAAATGCGACCTATGCATAGACTATGATAAACCACTCTGTATCTCAGCCTGCCCCACAGGAGCTCTAATAGAAAGTTCAGAGGATCTAGTATCCACTAAAAGGGATAAACTAGCAACCGAACTTAAAAAGATCAAGGACCTAATCCAATTATAGG encodes:
- a CDS encoding 4Fe-4S dicluster domain-containing protein yields the protein MRELILSPELCDECVKCERICPRNAIRLLNGMPIFCMHCAPEKAPCLNICPEDAITEKEGAIIIDEEKCVGCGLCRDACPIGAIYIDEHGTPHKCDLCIDYDKPLCISACPTGALIESSEDLVSTKRDKLATELKKIKDLIQL